Proteins from one Syngnathus scovelli strain Florida chromosome 17, RoL_Ssco_1.2, whole genome shotgun sequence genomic window:
- the LOC125985155 gene encoding double-stranded RNA-specific editase B2-like isoform X2 translates to MNTYEVSDVGRKSRRKRKRRSRVKVTGGEEAGRIGERVGQPPSMGGPPAASERKRPQTGHVDVNDLRLKGRGPSKKRAKMRAAELTLSSLVQFPHEGSEGIGSAANDFTEDQLDGWQMFDTDDTERKVFPQPGSQSSPKEVVSTRLLGGLGPMGLLGQLRPGLRYFCLTERLPGRPERRFIAAVRVDGRIFEGCGHSQRAAKARAAAAALRSLCDVSLESKVNGLCGDRQQLPQFFAEAIFQLARQKYQQLMDQSPATPNMAAIVMTTGLELSTAEVVSMATGTKCLDWDGGHCDDNALHDCHAEVVCRRALLRFLYAQLETLLIRPVDQTDVGPASIFEPVTGRQRVFRLRDHIGLHMFVTSSPCGDARLNCPYENDTSPSMKPNMLRCGLRTKVVGGQGTLPITARSANPMGASLSPGKPQVSMSCTDKIAKSEKGRAACMWKFVTRQRKLEWRRRRHRGAQHHVGVAQPLRDAIQTQQLSFFRPLAASAQTTQQVDVRGQDEDVRRLEGGGRSVPEGRAAVRRRRAGRRTRNVEQETYAEGSGRRGVSIAYGALKTSAI, encoded by the exons ATGAACACGTATGAAGTTAGCGATGTGGGGAGGAAGAgccggaggaagaggaagaggaggagcagaGTCAAAG TTACGGGCGGCGAGGAGGCGGGGAGGATTGGCGAGCGAGTGGGCCAGCCACCGAGCATGGGCGGCCCGCCCGCAGCCTCTGAGAGGAAGCGTCCCCAAACAGGGCACGTGGACGTCAACGACCTCCGCTTGAAGGGCAGGGGACCCAGTAAGAAACGGGCCAAAATGAGGGCAGCTGAGCTGACTCTCAGCTCTTTGGTCCAGTTCCCCCACGAGGGCTCGGAGGGCATCGGGAGCGCCGCAAACGATTTCACGGAGGATCAATTGGATGGCTGGCAAATGTTTGACACAGATGACACAG AGAGGAAGGTCTTCCCCCAACCTGGCAGCCAATCCAGCCCAAAAGAAGTGGTCAGTACCCGGCTCTTGGGTGGTCTCGGTCCGATGGGGCTGCTCGGTCAACTGCGACCGGGCCTGCGCTACTTCTGCCTGACTGAGCGACTTCCCGGCCGGCCGGAGAGACGTTTCATTGCGGCGGTGCGGGTGGACGGGCGGATATTCGAAGGCTGTGGCCACAGTCAAAGAGCCGCCAAGGCCCGGGCGGCGGCCGCCGCTCTGCGCTCCCTCTGTGACGTTAGCCTAGAGAGCAAAGTGAATGGTCTCTGTGGGGACCGGCAGCAACTTCCTCAG ttttttgcAGAGGCCATCTTCCAGCTAGCAAGACAAAAATACCAGCAACTAATGGACCAAAGCCCTGCCACACCCAATATGGCCGCCATTGTCATGACGACAG ggttagagttgagcaCAGCTGAGGTGGTGTCCATGGCAACTGGAACCAAGTGTTTGGACTGGGATGGCGGTCATTGCGATGACAATGCGCTGCACGACTGTCATGCTGAGGTTGTGTGCAGGAGGGCGCTGTTGCGTTTCTTGTACGCTCAGTTGGAGACGCTCCTGATACG TCCTGTAGACCAGACTGATGTTGGGCCGGCGTCCATCTTTGAACCGGTGACTGGTCGCCAAAGGGTCTTCAGGCTGCGAGACCACATTGGACTCCACATGTTTGTCACCTCATCACCATGTGGAGATGCCAGACTTAACTGTCCATATGAAAACGACACTTCAC CGTCCATGAAGCCCAACATGTTGCGCTGCGGCCTGAGGACTAAGGTGGTGGGTGGCCAGGGAACGTTGCCCATCACAGCTCGGTCGGCCAATCCCATGGGGGCAAGCCTGTCACCGGGTAAACCTCAAGTCAGCATGTCCTGCACGGACAAAATAGCCAA GTCTGAGAAGGGTCGAGCGGCGTGCATGTGGAAATTCGTCACGCGTCAGCGTAAACTGGAGTGGCGGCGACGGCGACACCGAGGAGCTCAGCACCACGTCGGGGTTGCGCAACCGCTGCGGGACGCCATCCAGACTCAGCAGCTGTCGTTTTTTCGTCCGCTGGCAGCATCTGCACAGACGA CTCAACAAGTGGACGTCAGAGGACAGGATGAGGACGTACGTCGCCtggaaggaggcggccggtccgtaCCAGAAGGCCGTGCGGCAGTTCGGCGTCGCCGTGCGGGACGCCGGACTCGGAACGTGGAGCAGGAAACTTATGCCGAGGGCTCCGGGCGCCGAGGAGTCTCGATAGCTTATGGCGCTCTAAAAACAAGCGCAATCTGA
- the LOC125985177 gene encoding WD repeat-containing protein 37 isoform X1, translated as MPVESGTGGAGTGGGAVRQAKQKRKSHSLSIRRTNSTEQERSGFLQRDVQLDTQDSKLPLSLRSNLVDLFSQIEREFEHLYIENLELRREIDTLNERLAVDGQVPEGADLTKGTLKAKTSHSTSQLSQKLKTTYKASTSKIVSSFKATTSRAVCQLLREYVGHRDGIWDLSVTRIQPIVLGTASADHTAMLWSIETGKCLLKYLGHQGSVNSIKFHPTEQMALTASGDQTAHVWRFMVQLPMPQPVADVSQPPCEDDVDVSDKDDAETEADGPSECPSARLPSTVLRSHQGVVIAADWLVGGKQAVTASWDRAANLYDVETSELVHSLTGHDQELTHCCTHPSQRLVVTSSRDTTFRLWDFRDPSIHSVNVFQGHTDTVTSAVFTVGDNVVSGSDDRTVKVWDLKNMRSPIATIRTDSAVNRISVSVSQRIIALPHDNRQVRLFDMSGVRLARLPRSNRQGHRRMVCCSAWCEDNASCNLFTCGFDRQAIGWNINIPALLLEK; from the exons ATGCCAGTGGAGAGCGGCACGGGCGGTGCCGGCACCGGCGGAGGTGCGGTCCGGCAGGCCAAGCAGAAGAGGAAGTCCCACAGTCTGTCCATACGCAGAACCAACAGCACAGAACAGGAACGGTCTGGCTTCCTGCAGAGGGACGTGCAGCTGGACACGCAG GACTCCAAGCTTCCGCTCTCTCTGAGGAGCAACCTCGTGGACCTGTTCAGTCAAATCGAGAGGGAGTTTGAGCACCTTTACATTGAGAACCTCGAAC TTCGCAGAGAGATCGACACATTGAACGAGCGCTTGGCCGTAGACGGACAGGTGCCGGAGGGTGCTGACTTGACCAAAGGGACGCTAAAAGCAAAGA CCAGCCACAGCACCAGTCAGCTGTCCCAGAAGCTAAAGACCACCTACAAGGCCTCCACCAGCAAG ATCGTGTCCAGTTTTAAAGCCACCACATCCCGAGCCGTATGCCAGCTGCTCAGAGAGTACGTGGGCCACCGAGACGGCATCTGGGACCTGAGCGTGACCCGCATCCAGCCCATCGTGCTCGGAACCGCGTCTGCAG aCCACACGGCCATGTTGTGGAGCATTGAGACAGGCAAATGTCTCTTGAAGTATCTGGGCCACCAGGGATCAG TCAACTCCATCAAGTTCCATCCCACCGAGCAGATGGCACTGACGG CCTCCGGCGACCAGACGGCTCACGTGTGGAGGTTCATGGTGCAGCTGCCTATGCCGCAGCCCGTTGCCGACGTCAGC CAGCCGCCCTGCGAGGACGACGTGGACGTGTCCGACAAGGATGACGCAGAAACAGAGGCGGACGGGCCCAGCGAGTGCCCGTCGGCGCGCCTGCCCAGCACCGTACTGCGCAGCCACCAGGGCGTGGTGATCGCCGCCGACTGGCTGGTGGGCGGGAAGCAGGCGGTGACGGCATCCTGGGATCGCGCCGCCAACCTCTACGACGTGGAGACCTCGGAGCTGGTGCATTCACTCACCG GTCACGACCAGGAGCTGACGCACTGCTGCACCCACCCAAGCCAGCGACTGGTTGTCACGTCGTCCAGGGACACCACCTTCAGGTTGTGGGACTTCCGAGACCCGTCCATCCACTCTGTCAACGTCTTCCAAGGACACACGGA CACGGTGACGTCGGCTGTGTTCACGGTGGGCGACAACGTGGTGTCGGGCAGCGACGACCGCACCGTCAAGGTGTGGGACCTGAAGAACATGCGCTCACCCATCGCCACCATCCGCACGGACTCGGCTGTCAACAG GATCAGCGTGTCAGTGAGTCAGAGGATCATCGCGCTGCCTCACGACAATCGGCAAGTGCGACTCTTCGACATGTCCGGCGTGCGCTTGGCCAGACTGCCGCGCAGCAACAGACAG GGCCACCGACGGATGGTGTGTTGTTCGGCTTGGTGCGAGGACAACGCCTCGTGCAACTTGTTCACCTGCGGCTTCGACCGGCAGGCCATCGGCTGGAACATCAACATCCCCGCCTTACTGCTGGAGAAGTGA
- the LOC125985155 gene encoding double-stranded RNA-specific editase B2-like isoform X1 → MNTYEVSDVGRKSRRKRKRRSRVKVTGGEEAGRIGERVGQPPSMGGPPAASERKRPQTGHVDVNDLRLKGRGPSKKRAKMRAAELTLSSLVQFPHEGSEGIGSAANDFTEDQLDGWQMFDTDDTERKVFPQPGSQSSPKEVVSTRLLGGLGPMGLLGQLRPGLRYFCLTERLPGRPERRFIAAVRVDGRIFEGCGHSQRAAKARAAAAALRSLCDVSLESKVNGLCGDRQQLPQFFAEAIFQLARQKYQQLMDQSPATPNMAAIVMTTGLELSTAEVVSMATGTKCLDWDGGHCDDNALHDCHAEVVCRRALLRFLYAQLETLLIRPVDQTDVGPASIFEPVTGRQRVFRLRDHIGLHMFVTSSPCGDARLNCPYENDTSPSMKPNMLRCGLRTKVVGGQGTLPITARSANPMGASLSPGKPQVSMSCTDKIAKWCAVGLQGALLSHLVEPVYLRSLTVATLSHTGHLQRVLARRLAPNKRHAAPYRRQLPLLACLRRVERRACGNSSRVSVNWSGGDGDTEELSTTSGLRNRCGTPSRLSSCRFFVRWQHLHRRLNKWTSEDRMRTYVAWKEAAGPYQKAVRQFGVAVRDAGLGTWSRKLMPRAPGAEESR, encoded by the exons ATGAACACGTATGAAGTTAGCGATGTGGGGAGGAAGAgccggaggaagaggaagaggaggagcagaGTCAAAG TTACGGGCGGCGAGGAGGCGGGGAGGATTGGCGAGCGAGTGGGCCAGCCACCGAGCATGGGCGGCCCGCCCGCAGCCTCTGAGAGGAAGCGTCCCCAAACAGGGCACGTGGACGTCAACGACCTCCGCTTGAAGGGCAGGGGACCCAGTAAGAAACGGGCCAAAATGAGGGCAGCTGAGCTGACTCTCAGCTCTTTGGTCCAGTTCCCCCACGAGGGCTCGGAGGGCATCGGGAGCGCCGCAAACGATTTCACGGAGGATCAATTGGATGGCTGGCAAATGTTTGACACAGATGACACAG AGAGGAAGGTCTTCCCCCAACCTGGCAGCCAATCCAGCCCAAAAGAAGTGGTCAGTACCCGGCTCTTGGGTGGTCTCGGTCCGATGGGGCTGCTCGGTCAACTGCGACCGGGCCTGCGCTACTTCTGCCTGACTGAGCGACTTCCCGGCCGGCCGGAGAGACGTTTCATTGCGGCGGTGCGGGTGGACGGGCGGATATTCGAAGGCTGTGGCCACAGTCAAAGAGCCGCCAAGGCCCGGGCGGCGGCCGCCGCTCTGCGCTCCCTCTGTGACGTTAGCCTAGAGAGCAAAGTGAATGGTCTCTGTGGGGACCGGCAGCAACTTCCTCAG ttttttgcAGAGGCCATCTTCCAGCTAGCAAGACAAAAATACCAGCAACTAATGGACCAAAGCCCTGCCACACCCAATATGGCCGCCATTGTCATGACGACAG ggttagagttgagcaCAGCTGAGGTGGTGTCCATGGCAACTGGAACCAAGTGTTTGGACTGGGATGGCGGTCATTGCGATGACAATGCGCTGCACGACTGTCATGCTGAGGTTGTGTGCAGGAGGGCGCTGTTGCGTTTCTTGTACGCTCAGTTGGAGACGCTCCTGATACG TCCTGTAGACCAGACTGATGTTGGGCCGGCGTCCATCTTTGAACCGGTGACTGGTCGCCAAAGGGTCTTCAGGCTGCGAGACCACATTGGACTCCACATGTTTGTCACCTCATCACCATGTGGAGATGCCAGACTTAACTGTCCATATGAAAACGACACTTCAC CGTCCATGAAGCCCAACATGTTGCGCTGCGGCCTGAGGACTAAGGTGGTGGGTGGCCAGGGAACGTTGCCCATCACAGCTCGGTCGGCCAATCCCATGGGGGCAAGCCTGTCACCGGGTAAACCTCAAGTCAGCATGTCCTGCACGGACAAAATAGCCAA GTGGTGCGCGGTGGGCCTGCAGGGAGCGCTGTTGTCTCACCTGGTTGAACCCGTGTACCTTCGGAGCCTGACGGTGGCCACGTTGAGCCACACGGGGCACCTGCAGCGCGTTCTGGCTCGCCGCCTTGCCCCCAATAAACGTCACGCTGCGCCGTACCGACGGCAACTCCCGCTGCTTGCGT GTCTGAGAAGGGTCGAGCGGCGTGCATGTGGAAATTCGTCACGCGTCAGCGTAAACTGGAGTGGCGGCGACGGCGACACCGAGGAGCTCAGCACCACGTCGGGGTTGCGCAACCGCTGCGGGACGCCATCCAGACTCAGCAGCTGTCGTTTTTTCGTCCGCTGGCAGCATCTGCACAGACGA CTCAACAAGTGGACGTCAGAGGACAGGATGAGGACGTACGTCGCCtggaaggaggcggccggtccgtaCCAGAAGGCCGTGCGGCAGTTCGGCGTCGCCGTGCGGGACGCCGGACTCGGAACGTGGAGCAGGAAACTTATGCCGAGGGCTCCGGGCGCCGAGGAGTCTCGATAG
- the LOC125985177 gene encoding WD repeat-containing protein 37 isoform X2, producing the protein MPVESGTGGAGTGGGAVRQAKQKRKSHSLSIRRTNSTEQERSGFLQRDVQLDTQDSKLPLSLRSNLVDLFSQIEREFEHLYIENLELRREIDTLNERLAVDGQVPEGADLTKGTLKAKTSHSTSQLSQKLKTTYKASTSKIVSSFKATTSRAVCQLLREYVGHRDGIWDLSVTRIQPIVLGTASADHTAMLWSIETGKCLLKYLGHQGSVNSIKFHPTEQMALTASGDQTAHVWRFMVQLPMPQPVADVSPPCEDDVDVSDKDDAETEADGPSECPSARLPSTVLRSHQGVVIAADWLVGGKQAVTASWDRAANLYDVETSELVHSLTGHDQELTHCCTHPSQRLVVTSSRDTTFRLWDFRDPSIHSVNVFQGHTDTVTSAVFTVGDNVVSGSDDRTVKVWDLKNMRSPIATIRTDSAVNRISVSVSQRIIALPHDNRQVRLFDMSGVRLARLPRSNRQGHRRMVCCSAWCEDNASCNLFTCGFDRQAIGWNINIPALLLEK; encoded by the exons ATGCCAGTGGAGAGCGGCACGGGCGGTGCCGGCACCGGCGGAGGTGCGGTCCGGCAGGCCAAGCAGAAGAGGAAGTCCCACAGTCTGTCCATACGCAGAACCAACAGCACAGAACAGGAACGGTCTGGCTTCCTGCAGAGGGACGTGCAGCTGGACACGCAG GACTCCAAGCTTCCGCTCTCTCTGAGGAGCAACCTCGTGGACCTGTTCAGTCAAATCGAGAGGGAGTTTGAGCACCTTTACATTGAGAACCTCGAAC TTCGCAGAGAGATCGACACATTGAACGAGCGCTTGGCCGTAGACGGACAGGTGCCGGAGGGTGCTGACTTGACCAAAGGGACGCTAAAAGCAAAGA CCAGCCACAGCACCAGTCAGCTGTCCCAGAAGCTAAAGACCACCTACAAGGCCTCCACCAGCAAG ATCGTGTCCAGTTTTAAAGCCACCACATCCCGAGCCGTATGCCAGCTGCTCAGAGAGTACGTGGGCCACCGAGACGGCATCTGGGACCTGAGCGTGACCCGCATCCAGCCCATCGTGCTCGGAACCGCGTCTGCAG aCCACACGGCCATGTTGTGGAGCATTGAGACAGGCAAATGTCTCTTGAAGTATCTGGGCCACCAGGGATCAG TCAACTCCATCAAGTTCCATCCCACCGAGCAGATGGCACTGACGG CCTCCGGCGACCAGACGGCTCACGTGTGGAGGTTCATGGTGCAGCTGCCTATGCCGCAGCCCGTTGCCGACGTCAGC CCGCCCTGCGAGGACGACGTGGACGTGTCCGACAAGGATGACGCAGAAACAGAGGCGGACGGGCCCAGCGAGTGCCCGTCGGCGCGCCTGCCCAGCACCGTACTGCGCAGCCACCAGGGCGTGGTGATCGCCGCCGACTGGCTGGTGGGCGGGAAGCAGGCGGTGACGGCATCCTGGGATCGCGCCGCCAACCTCTACGACGTGGAGACCTCGGAGCTGGTGCATTCACTCACCG GTCACGACCAGGAGCTGACGCACTGCTGCACCCACCCAAGCCAGCGACTGGTTGTCACGTCGTCCAGGGACACCACCTTCAGGTTGTGGGACTTCCGAGACCCGTCCATCCACTCTGTCAACGTCTTCCAAGGACACACGGA CACGGTGACGTCGGCTGTGTTCACGGTGGGCGACAACGTGGTGTCGGGCAGCGACGACCGCACCGTCAAGGTGTGGGACCTGAAGAACATGCGCTCACCCATCGCCACCATCCGCACGGACTCGGCTGTCAACAG GATCAGCGTGTCAGTGAGTCAGAGGATCATCGCGCTGCCTCACGACAATCGGCAAGTGCGACTCTTCGACATGTCCGGCGTGCGCTTGGCCAGACTGCCGCGCAGCAACAGACAG GGCCACCGACGGATGGTGTGTTGTTCGGCTTGGTGCGAGGACAACGCCTCGTGCAACTTGTTCACCTGCGGCTTCGACCGGCAGGCCATCGGCTGGAACATCAACATCCCCGCCTTACTGCTGGAGAAGTGA